One Methanobacterium formicicum DSM 3637 genomic window, TATTCGGCCAGGAAAAATATGATATTCCAGGGGATGAAATACACCAGTACTGGAGTGATGGTGGGGAAAGGCTGGAAAAACTTTTCAGGTACTCTCTGGATGATGCAGTGGCTGTCACCGAGATTGCCGAGAAAATGATACCCTTAACTCTGGAACTCACCCGTATTGTAGGGCAACCATTTTTCGATGTGGCCAGGATGACCACCGGCCAGCAGGTGGAATGGTACCTTATACGCAAGGCCAATGAACAGGGCGAAGTGGTACCTAACAAGCCCTCTGCATCACAGTACTCCAACCGACGAGGAAAAAGAGCCAGTGGAGGTTATGTGAAGGATCCGGTTAAGGGATTGCATGAGAACATCGTTTACTTCGATTTCCGTAGCCTGTACCCCAGTATCATCATCTCCAAAAACGTTTCCCCCGACACCCTGGTGGATGAATGCAACCCCGAAAAGTGCCATATCTCCCCGGAAGGAGGTTACATGTTTCTCAAGGAACCCCCAGGCTTCGTCCCATCCATCATAGGTAACATCCTAACCGAAAGGGTACGTCTTAAAACCCTGATGAAGGAATCAACAGATGATGAAGAGAAGAAGATCTTGAATGTGCAACAGGAAGCACTTAAGAGGCTGGCCAACTCCATGTACGGAGTTTACGGCTACTCCCGCTTCAGATGGTATCGTCTAGAGTGCGCCGATGCCATCACCGCATGGGGAAGGGATTACATTAAAAAAACCATGGAAAAATCTGAAAAATTCGGTTTCAAACCCGTTTATGCTGATACTGATGGGTTTTATGCAGTTTATGAGGGTGAAGTATCGGATTAAGATGTAAATTTTTTAATTTGATTTGAATGATTGACTAAGCACGTGTGGTTAATAGTTTAAAGCAGGTGTATTGTATGTTCCATGTTGCTGGAGAAAAGGAAATCAAAGAGGGAAAAGTCACCGATGTATACTTCCAGAGAACCCTTGAAATACTGAAAGAGAAAGGAATTAACCCTAAGGTAAAAGCAGAATTTGTGGCCAAATCCCTACCAGATCAATGGCCCTGGGCTGTACTGGCTGGTTTAGATGAAGTTGCCTATCTTTTGAAAGATTTACCAGTTAAAGTACGAGCCATGAAGGAGGGAACTGTTTTTTATCCCCACCAACCTGTTCTGGAGATAGAGGGTTATTATCAGGATTTCTGTGTTTATGAAACTGCTATTCTGGGGTTAATGTGCCAGGCTACTGGTATAGCCACCAAATCAGCCCGTTACAAGAAAATAGCAGGGGACCGTCTGGTGATGAGTTTCGGTGCCAGGAGGATGCACCCGGCAATAGCACCCCTGATCGAAAGAAGTGCATTTGTTGGGGGATGTGACGGTGTTTCTGTCGTTAAAAGTGGAGAGGTTATTGGGGAAGACCCCTTGGGAACCATACCCCATGCCCTGATAATCTGCATTGGTTCTACTACCGAATCAGTACAGGCCTTTGATGAAGTTATAGACCCTGATGTTAATCGAGTGGCACTTATCGACACCTTTAACGATGAAAAATTCGAATGCCTGCGTGTGGCCGAAGCCCTGGGAAATAAATTATACGCAGTGCGCTTTGACACACCCTCCTCGAGACGTGGAGATTTCAATCATATCCTCCAAGAAACAAGATGGGAACTTGATTTAAGAGGATTTGAGCACGTTAAATTCTTTGTAAGTGGCGGTATTAAAGAAGAAGAAATATCCCATCTGAACTCATTGGTGGATGCTTATGGAATTGGAACTTCAATCAGTAGCGCTCCAGTGGTGGATTTTTCCATGGACATAGTTGAAGTGGATGGAGAGCCACTGGCCAAAAGGGGAAAATGTTCCGGGGAAAAAAATGTGTTAAGATGCCCTGATTGCCACGAAGATCTGATTGTACCCGTTCAAAAGGCAGTTGAAACCTGTTCCTGCGGTGGAAAATATGAAGATCTGCTCATTCCTCTGGTGGAAAATGGGAATATTCTTTACGACCTTCCAGAACCTGGCGAAATCAGAGGATACGTGTTAGAGCAGGTTAAACACCTCCCTGATTTATAAGCTACCATTTTAACATTGCATAATTAATCAATCCAACCAGGACTAAATTTATCATTTTTGGAGAAATAGAAGATGAAAAGAGCCCTACTGGTAATAGATGTGCAGAATGAATATTTTTCAGGGAAGTTACCGGTGACTTATCCTCCGAAGAGTCTGGAGAACATTTTAAATGCCATGGACACAGCCCAGTCTCGTGATGTTCCCATTATCCTCATTCAACACACAGCATTGCAAGAAAACGCGGCAACATTTGTTAAAGGAACTGATGGCTGGGACATTGTACCCGAAGTTTTAACCAGAAAATATGATTATCTGGTGGAGAAAAACCTTCCGGGAAGCTTCACTGGCACGGATCTGGAAAGCTTGCTCAGGGAAAATGACGTTGACACAGTGACTATTTCCGGTTACATGACTCAGATGTGCTGTGATACCACTGCCAGGCAGGCATTTCACCGGGGTTTAAAGGTGGAGTTTCTGTCTGATGCCACCGGCACCCTCAATGTCTCCAACTACGCGGGAAGTGTCACTGCCCAAGAATTACACAATGCAGTTCTGGTTACCCAGGCCATGCGATTCAGTGATGTACTAAGCACTGCTGATTGGATTCAAGGAGTCGAAAATAGCACAATATATTAAAACTGCTTTATCCATTGAGTGATAGAAAAATAAGTAGAAAACAAGGGCATTGAGTTATACATTGAACTATAATATATGAAATTAAATTGAGAGAAATTAACTAGGAATTAAATTGATTAGGAATTAAATTGATTAGGAATTAAATTGATTAGGAATTAAATTGATTAGGAATTGAATTAACTAGGAATTGAGGGGTTTTAATGGGAGAGGAATGTTATGAAAGCTATCCCCGGTGGATGGTAATTCTTTCGAATATTTTATCCATATCCACCTACATCATCGGTGCTTACATTCTTTACGGCCTAGGAATAATACTTACAGTTTTATACTTACTTTTCTGCCCGGCAATGGAAATTAGACTTTTACGAAAAGGTTGTACCAGTTGTTACTATTACGGGAAGACTTGCGCGTTTGGTAAAGGACGTCTGTCATCCTACTTATTTAAAAAAAGGGATCTTCTTTGTTTACCAACAAAAAGGTCTCCTGGTACGCGATTCTACCGGATTTTCTGGTGTTTTTATTCCCTCTGGCCGGCGGAATAATGCTCTTCAATGGGTTCAACTGGTCAATTTTTTTACTCATTATCCCCATTGTAATTCTTTCTTTAGGCGGAAATGCATTTATCAGATCTTTAACTTGTAAACATTGCAAGCAGAGAGAATTGGGCTGTCCAGCAGCAGAACTTTTTGGCGAAAAATAAATGATTAAAATACATCATTTGATTAGATACGTCATTTTTGTAACCATAAAAAACAATTAAAGAGACTTTAAGAGGGATTAAAATGAATTCAAGCGCAGATAAGTTGAAAGTAGACCCCATTCCTGCCCTAATTTCCTGCGGTAATCCTGCAATTGAGTATTTTACGCGCCAGGATATTTTAAATGAAAAAATGGGACCAATTGAGGAGTTATGGAAAATTCCCAGTGTTTTAAGGATTCTGAAAAAACAGGAAAATGATGGTTCCTGGAAATATCCAGGTAAAATCAGGAAAGATATACGTTCCAGGGAAAATTATGACCAGTTAGAGACTTATCGGATTTTAGGAGAACTGGTTGAGAAATATGGACTTAACAAAAATCATCATCAAATACAAAAAGTATCAGAATACTTTTTTAGCTGCCAAACTCCTGAAGGAGACTTTAGAGGGATTTATGGTAACCAGTATGTACCTACTTATTCTTCAGCCATCATGGAACTGTTAATAAAAGCTGGTTATGAGAATGATAAACGGATTAAAAAGGGTTTTCAATGGTTTTTATCTATGCGACAGGACGATGGAGGCTGGATCATTCCCTTCCGAACTTCAGGTATGAATTTGAAAGAAGCATTATTATCTGATGAACCGAACTTACCGGATCGATCCCGACCATTTTCCCATTTAGTAACAGGTATGGTTCTTCGGGCTTTTGCAGCACATCCTGAATATCGTAAATCAGCAGAAGCAAAAAAAGCAGCAGATTTACTGACCAACAGGTTGTTTCTGGCAGATAAATATCCTGATCGGAAGGATAGGAAATATTGGGAAAGGGTTTCCTACCCTTTCTGGTTCACTGATATTATCAGTGCCCTGGATTCCTTATCATTTCTGGGATTTGAAAGAGATAATCATCAGATTCAAGAGGGATTACGCTTTCTAATTAAACAACAAACTAATGACGGGCTTTTTGACTTAAAAATTGTTAGAGGAAGTGATAAGGACCTTAAATATTGGATTTGCCTTGCTATCTGCCGACTGTTCAAAAGATATGGATAAACTGGAAAATAAATAATAGGGCTTAACTAATATTGATGAGGGAGTATTTAAGGTAACACCACTGAGGAAACCAAAATGAAGGATAAAAAGGCGCTCTTAATAATTGACATGCTAAATGACTTTGTAGGTGAAGGTGCACCCCTGGAAGTTCCATCTACCCGAAACATAATCCCACATCTTAAAAAAGAAATCAAAGAAGCCAGAAAAGAAGGATTGCCCATTATATATATTTGCGATACTCACCAACAGCATGATAGGGAATTTGTGAAGATGAACTGGCCAGTTCACGCTATAAAGGGAACCACTGGATCAGAAGTGATTGAGGATTTAGAGCAAAAAGATGAGGATATTTTTATAGAAAAAACCACCTACTCTGCATTCTACAATACCGACCTTGATAAAATCCTGAAAGAACTGGAAATAAACGTATTAAGGATTACAGGCACAGTTACTCATATCTGTATACTCTTTACAGCTGCAGAGGGAGGTATAAGGGGTTATGATGTGGAAGTACCCTCAAATTGTGTGGCTGGACTGGATGAAAATGATGAAAAATACGCTTTCAGACTCATGCAAAATGAATTTGGAGTAAAACTTCTCTAATTCATTTTAGGTCGCATCATATCACCAAAAGGGTATTATTTCACTAATTAATAAGAATACAATAAATTCATCTTTAACTCAATCTTAAAAACGTCAAAATCAATGCGACTAATCAGATGGAGACTAAATCCATGGAAGATATAATATTCATTGAAGCAGATGCTCGTGGTCTGAATTTAATCCAGCCTCTGTGGGAGAAATTAAACCAGCATCACCTCCAGCAAAAATCTGATTTCAAGGAACACTACGAAAATTTCACCTTTCCAGAACGTTGCGAAACTCTTTTAAAGAAATCTATTGGCGGTAAAATGCATATTGGCATGTTTAAAGATAAAGAATCAGAAATTATGCTGGCTTACTGCATCACCACCATCTCCTCTGACAGGGAAGGGGAAATTGATTCCATTTACGTCGAGAAAAACTACCGTGGTCGTGGTTTTGGTGATATATTGATTAAACGGTCACTGGAATGGATGGATGAAGAAGGTGTGAAGAAAAAGACGGTAAGGGTGTCTGCTGGTAACCCGGAAGCAGTGTCCTTTTATGAGCGTTATGGATTCCGTCCTAGATCTTTAATGCTTGAACAAGTGAGTTAATCCGGAAGGTATTAATTAAGGTATAAAATATATGTTTATATACTAGACTAAATTCAATATTAGACTGAATACAGACGCCTAATAATCTTATCATTAATTAATAGAATAATTACAAAGTAATTGAAATAACTGCAGATGGGA contains:
- a CDS encoding nicotinate phosphoribosyltransferase, giving the protein MFHVAGEKEIKEGKVTDVYFQRTLEILKEKGINPKVKAEFVAKSLPDQWPWAVLAGLDEVAYLLKDLPVKVRAMKEGTVFYPHQPVLEIEGYYQDFCVYETAILGLMCQATGIATKSARYKKIAGDRLVMSFGARRMHPAIAPLIERSAFVGGCDGVSVVKSGEVIGEDPLGTIPHALIICIGSTTESVQAFDEVIDPDVNRVALIDTFNDEKFECLRVAEALGNKLYAVRFDTPSSRRGDFNHILQETRWELDLRGFEHVKFFVSGGIKEEEISHLNSLVDAYGIGTSISSAPVVDFSMDIVEVDGEPLAKRGKCSGEKNVLRCPDCHEDLIVPVQKAVETCSCGGKYEDLLIPLVENGNILYDLPEPGEIRGYVLEQVKHLPDL
- a CDS encoding cysteine hydrolase family protein, with protein sequence MKRALLVIDVQNEYFSGKLPVTYPPKSLENILNAMDTAQSRDVPIILIQHTALQENAATFVKGTDGWDIVPEVLTRKYDYLVEKNLPGSFTGTDLESLLRENDVDTVTISGYMTQMCCDTTARQAFHRGLKVEFLSDATGTLNVSNYAGSVTAQELHNAVLVTQAMRFSDVLSTADWIQGVENSTIY
- a CDS encoding prenyltransferase/squalene oxidase repeat-containing protein; its protein translation is MNSSADKLKVDPIPALISCGNPAIEYFTRQDILNEKMGPIEELWKIPSVLRILKKQENDGSWKYPGKIRKDIRSRENYDQLETYRILGELVEKYGLNKNHHQIQKVSEYFFSCQTPEGDFRGIYGNQYVPTYSSAIMELLIKAGYENDKRIKKGFQWFLSMRQDDGGWIIPFRTSGMNLKEALLSDEPNLPDRSRPFSHLVTGMVLRAFAAHPEYRKSAEAKKAADLLTNRLFLADKYPDRKDRKYWERVSYPFWFTDIISALDSLSFLGFERDNHQIQEGLRFLIKQQTNDGLFDLKIVRGSDKDLKYWICLAICRLFKRYG
- a CDS encoding cysteine hydrolase family protein, which encodes MKDKKALLIIDMLNDFVGEGAPLEVPSTRNIIPHLKKEIKEARKEGLPIIYICDTHQQHDREFVKMNWPVHAIKGTTGSEVIEDLEQKDEDIFIEKTTYSAFYNTDLDKILKELEINVLRITGTVTHICILFTAAEGGIRGYDVEVPSNCVAGLDENDEKYAFRLMQNEFGVKLL
- a CDS encoding N-acetyltransferase, yielding MEDIIFIEADARGLNLIQPLWEKLNQHHLQQKSDFKEHYENFTFPERCETLLKKSIGGKMHIGMFKDKESEIMLAYCITTISSDREGEIDSIYVEKNYRGRGFGDILIKRSLEWMDEEGVKKKTVRVSAGNPEAVSFYERYGFRPRSLMLEQVS